One stretch of Theropithecus gelada isolate Dixy chromosome 12, Tgel_1.0, whole genome shotgun sequence DNA includes these proteins:
- the SH3BP4 gene encoding SH3 domain-binding protein 4 — protein MAAQRIRAANSSGLPRCKSEGTLIDLSEGFSETSFNDVKVPSPSALLVDNPTPFGNAKEVIAIKDYCPTNFTTLKFSKGDHLYVLDTSGGEWWYAHNTTEMGYIPSSYVQPLNYRNSTLSDSGMIDNLPDSPDEVAKELDLLGGWTDDKKVPGRTYSNNPFWNGVQTNPFLNGNVPVTPSLDELNPKSTVDLLLFDTGTSSFTESSSATTNSTGNIFDELPVTNGLHAEPPVRRDNPFFRSKRSYSLSELSVLQAKSDAPTSSSFFTGLKSPAPEQFQSREDFRTAWLNHRKLARSCHDLDLLGQSPGWGQTQAVETNIVCKLDSSGGAVQLPDTSISIHVPEGHVAPGETQQISMKALLDPPLELNSDRSCSISPVLEVKLSNLEVKTSIILEMKVSAEIKNDLLSKSTVGLQCLRSDSKEGPYVSVPLNCSCGDTVQAQLHNLEPCMYVAIVAHGPSILYPSTVWDFIHKKVTVGLYGPKHIHPSFKTVVTIFGHDCAPKTLLVSEVTRQAPNPAPVALQLWGKHQFVLSRPQDLKVCMFSNMTNYEVKASEQAKVVRGFQLKLGKVSRLIFPITSQNPNELSDFTLRVQVKDDQEAILTQFCVQTPQPPPKSAIKPSGQRRFLKKNEVGKIILSPFATTTKYPTFQDRPVSSLKFGKLLKTVVRQNKNHYLLEYKKGDGIALLSEERVRLRGQLWTKEWYIGYYQGRVGLVHAKNVLVVGRARPSLCSGPELSTSVLLEQILRPCKFLTYIYASVRTLLMENISSWRSFADALGYVNLPLTFFCRAELDSEPERVASVLEKLKEDCNNTESKDRKSFQKELVMALLKMDCQGLVVRLIQDFVLLTTAVEVAQRWRELAEKLAKVSKQQMDAYESPHRDRNGVVDSEAMWKPAYDFLLTWSHQIGDSYRDVIQELHLGLDKMKNPITKRWKHLTGTLILVNSLDILRAAAFSPADQDDFVI, from the exons ATGGCGGCTCAGCGGATCCGAGCTGCCAACTCCAGCGGCCTCCCTCGCTGCAAGTCAGAGGGGACCCTGATTGACCTGAGCGAAGGGTTTTCAGAGACGAGCTTTAATGATGTCAAAG TGCCTTCTCCCAGTGCCTTGCTAGTAGACAACCCCACACCTTTTGGAAATGCGAAGGAAGTGATTGCGATCAAGGACTATTGCCCCACCAACTTCACCACACTGAAGTTCTCCAAGGGCGACCATCTCTACGTCTTGGACACATCTGGCGGTGAGTGGTGGTACGCACACAACACCACCGAAATGGGCTACATCCCCTCCTCCTACGTGCAGCCCTTGAACTACCGGAACTCAACACTGAGTGACAGCGGTATGATTGACAATCTTCCAGACAGCCCAGACGAGGTAGCCAAGGAGCTGGATCTGCTCGGGGGATGGACGGATGACAAAAAAGTACCAGGCAGAACGTACAGTAATAACCCTTTCTGGAACGGGGTCCAGACCAACCCGTTTCTGAATGGGAACGTGCCCGTCACGCCCAGCCTGGATGAGCTGAATCCGAAAAGTACTGTGGATTTGCTCCTTTTTGACACAGGCACATCCTCCTTCACTGAATCCAGCTCAGCCACCACGAATAGCACTGGCAACATCTTCGACGAGCTTCCAGTCACAAACGGGCTCCACGCAGAGCCCCCGGTCAGGCGGGACAACCCCTTCTTCAGGAGCAAGCGCTCCTACAGTCTCTCGGAACTCTCCGTCCTCCAAGCCAAGTCCGACGCTCCCACATCGTCGAGTTTCTTCACCGGCTTGAAATCACCTGCCCCCGAGCAATTTCAGAGCCGGGAGGATTTCCGAACTGCCTGGCTAAACCACCGGAAGCTGGCCCGGTCTTGCCATGACCTGGACTTGCTTGGCCAAAGCCCTGGTTGGGGCCAGACCCAAGCCGTGGAGACAAACATCGTGTGCAAGCTGGATAGCTCCGGGGGTGCTGTGCAGCTTCCCGACACCAGCATCAGTATCCACGTGCCCGAGGGCCACGTCGCCCCTGGGGAGACCCAGCAGATCTCCATGAAAGCCCTGCTGGACCCCCCGCTGGAGCTCAACAGTGACAGGTCCTGCAGCATCAGCCCCGTGCTGGAGGTCAAGCTGAGCAACCTGGAAGTGAAAACCTCTATCATCTTGGAGATGAAAGTGTCAGCAGAGATAAAAAATGACCTTTTAAGCAAAAGCACAGTGGGCCTCCAGTGCCTGAGGAGCGACTCAAAGGAAGGGCCGTATGTCTCCGTCCCGCTTAACTGCAGCTGTGGGGACACGGTCCAGGCACAGCTGCACAACCTGGAGCCCTGTATGTACGTGGCTATCGTTGCCCACGGCCCAAGCATCCTCTACCCTTCCACCGTGTGGGACTTCATCCATAAAAAAGTCACGGTGGGTCTCTACGGCCCCAAACACATCCACCCATCCTTCAAGACAGTAGTGACCATTTTTGGGCATGACTGTGCCCCAAAGACACTCCTGGTCAGCGAGGTCACACGCCAGGCACCCAACCCTGCCCCGGTGGCCCTGCAGCTATGGGGCAAGCACCAGTTCGTTTTATCCAGGCCCCAGGATCTCAAGGTCTGTATGTTTTCCAATATGACGAATTACGAGGTCAAAGCCAGCGAGCAGGCCAAAGTGGTGCGAGGATTCCAGCTGAAGCTGGGCAAGGTGAGCCGCCTGATCTTCCCCATCACCTCCCAGAACCCCAACGAGCTCTCTGACTTCACGCTGCGGGTTCAGGTGAAGGACGACCAGGAGGCCATCCTCACCCAGTTTTGCGTCCAGACTCCTCAGCCACCCCCTAAAAGTGCCATCAAGCCTTCCGGGCAAAGGAGGTTTCTCAAGAAGAACGAAGTCGGGAAAATCATCCTGTCCCCATTTGCCACCACTACAAAGTACCCAACTTTCCAGGACCGCCCGGTGTCCAGCCTCAAGTTTGGTAAGTTGCTCAAGACGGTGGTGCGGCAGAACAAGAACCACTACCTGCTAGAGTACAAGAAGGGCGACGGGATCGCCCTGCTCAGCGAGGAGCGCGTCAGGCTCCGGGGCCAGCTGTGGACCAAGGAGTGGTACATCGGCTACTACCAGGGCAGGGTGGGCCTCGTGCACGCCAAGAACGTGCTGGTGGTCGGCAGGGCCCGGCCCAGCCTGTGCTCGGGCCCCGAGCTGAGCACCTCGGTGCTGCTGGAGCAGATCCTGCGGCCCTGCAAGTTCCTCACCTACATCTATGCCTCCGTGAGGACCCTGCTCATGGAGAACATCAGCAGCTGGCGCTCCTTCGCCGACGCCCTGGGCTACGTGAACCTGCCGCTCACCTTTTTCTGCCGGGCAGAGCTGGATAGTGAGCCCGAACGGGTGGCGTCCGTcctggagaagctgaaggaggACTGTAACAACACGGAGAGCAAAGACCGGAAGTCCTTCCAGAAGGAGCTTGTGATG GCCCTACTGAAGATGGACTGCCAGGGCCTGGTGGTCAGACTCATCCAGGACTTCGTGCTCCTGACCACGGCCGTAGAGGTGGCCCAGCGCTGGCGGGAGCTGGCCGAGAAGCTGGCCAAGGTCTCCAAGCAGCAGATGGACGCCTACGAGTCTCCTCACCGGGACAGGAACGGGGTTGTGGACAGCGAG gccatGTGGAAGCCTGCGTATGACTTCTTACTCACCTGGAGCCATCAGATCGGGGACAGCTACCGGGATGTCATCCAGGAGCTGCACCTGGGCCTGGACAAGATGAAAAACCCCATCACCAAGCGCTGGAAGCACCTCACGGGGACTCTGATCTTGGTGAACTCCCTGGACATTCTGAGAGCAGCCGCCTTCAGCCCCGCGGACCAGGACGACTTCGTGATTTGA